The Candidatus Omnitrophota bacterium genomic sequence ATATATCGGGCGTGCTCACATAGCCTTCGCTCAGGAGAATATATGACGCGCAGGAGATCAAAAAAGAGAGGATGATAACAATGAGGTAATGGTGGAATTTCATAAATATTTTACTCCTTTCCCGATTTGAGGATTATTATCTCAACACGCCTGTTTTTCATCTGGCCCTCGCGGTTGCGGTTTGAGGCGATGGGCTTTTCTTCGCCGTAACCGCTGACCATGAATCTTCCTTTGGGCAGGCCTTTGGATACCAGGTAATCGCGTATGGACTGCGCTCTTTCGAGGGACAGTGTATTGTTATAAGCGTTGCTTCCGACCGAATCGGAGTGGCCTTCTATGCTGATCTTGTTTTCGGGGTAGGCTTTGGCGAGCGCGGCGACTTCATCCAGGGATTTGTTGGCGGAGCTCTGAAGCTTTGCTTTGCCGCTGCCGAAAAGTATGTTAGACGAAAGATTCACTTTCAATCCGCGCACGTCGTCCTGTATCTTGATCTCCTTCGTCACGACTTTCGGCGGCACATGCACTCTAATTTTGACCTTGGCCGGTATGCTCTTGTTTCTGAGTACGTCGGATGCGGTCAGCTCCGCGGTATAGATGCCGTTGGGCACGACCCTGCTGTAATAATCGTCTTTGCCGTCCCATGTTATGCTTTCGGGCGCGGCGCCTTTGCCTTCAAAGAGTTTGACGGGCGTGTCCTTCTCGTCGGAAATTTCCAGCGACCACCTCTCCACAAAAGTCAGATCCTGCGCGCTGACGCTGAAGACGGCCCCGTCGTCTTTGCCGTCGCCGTCGGGTGAAATGATCTCAGGGGAGACTTCAATTGAGACGATCGGCCCGGCACGGTCTATTATAATGGGCGCGGAGCTTGTGATAACGAGTTTTTTGCTAAAATGGGCTTCAAAGAAAGCCGAGTATCGGCCGTCGGGGAGCTCTTGGTCTTCGCTGTCTTTACCGTCCCATTTCACGGACGCCGGGGTTTCGTCGGGCCAGCTCATTTTCCTCACCGTTTCGCCCGCAGTGTTCTGGATGTATATCTGCCAGGCGCGGAGCTTATAATCGCCGCTTAATTTCAGCTGGAGGTCTGTTGTGTCAAGATCTCCGTCGCCATTTGGAGAAAACATAAACGGGGAAGCCTCTATAGCCGCTCCGGGAGGAGCTTTTTCCGCCCATGACCGCGAGGCGGCCACCGGCAGGGCCAAAATGACGCTGATGCAAAAAACAATCTTGTTCATAAAATTAATCCTCTATAAAGCGCAGCCAAAACCACATTTCCAATAATATAAAGACAGCGCTTTTATGTCAATGTGATATTTATCCCAATCAAAATTTCCCTGAGCGCCCGCCGCGGCAGGAATAAGCTCTGCCCCCTGCCTACCGTCAGGCAGGCCCTATTCGGATTGATTTTTAGAGCGCATATTTATAAACTTTGAATCCGGTGGCTTGTGCGCCGGAGTTAAAGGAACTTTTTTGGATAATAACGGGAGGTAATTTATGAGGACAGCTAATCCGGCTCTGAACTCAAAAACTTTTGAGGTGACGGCCGATTATTCATCGGCGGAGAAGATGACTTTGCAGGGCACCGTCAATAAATCGGGGATACTTCTTTTGCTTCTGGCATTGGCGGCCTCCTGGGTGTGGAGAGGATATTTCAATCCCGGCACGGCCACGGGGTCGGTGATGCCGCTCATGTTCATAGGCGCCATAGGCGGTTTTGTCGTCGGTATGATAACGGTTTTCGCGAAGAAAGCGTCTCCTTTCACGGCTCCCCTCTACGCCGTGCTCGAGGGCCTTTTTCTCGGGGGTTTTTCAGCGATAATGGAGGGCCGTTATCAGGGGATAGTGATACAGGCGGCGGCGTTGACCTTTGCCGCGGCGGGCTGTCTTCTTCTGGCTTACACATCGGGCCTTATAAAAGTGAGTGATAACTTCAGACTCGGGGTTGTCGCGGCCACGGGCGCCATAGCGCTGATATATTTCCTGACTTTCATACTCGGCTTATTCAGGGTCAATGTGCCCTACATACATTCAAGCGGCCTTGTGGGAATAGCTTTCAGCCTTTTCGTGGTGGTTGTGGCCTCTATGAATCTTGTGATGGATTTTGATTTCATAGAGACCGGCGCCGAGCAGGGGGCGCCCAAATACATGGAATGGTACGCCGCTTTCGGGCTGATGGTAACGCTCGTGTGGCTCTACATAGAAATATTGCGGCTTCTGGCCAAGATGAGGGATAGAAGATAATCCGCCGGTCCCCCGGAGACGGAGACAAAATCTTATTGAAGATCAGACCTAAAAATATTTTGTTCACCGCTGCCTTTTTCGCGCTTTTTGCACTGTTGTATCTGTTGATGAGAAGCGGCGGGGCTGAACAGGAATTCATCATAGGGGCGCGCTCGGATAATGCAGGGCTCATGTATGACAGCGGAATGAAATGGTTTGACGGCGACGGCGTGCCGAAAGAAGCGATGGCCATTCTCCGGGAAAAAGGCGTCACGCATTCACTGTCGGGAATAAAAGTCTCTCCGCAGGGCAAGGACAGTTTTGACTATGTTCTGAAAAATTTTCTGCGCGCCGCGAAGAGCGGGGTTATTCCCGGCGTTGTGCTTTATCTCAGCGATCAGGAATGCTCCGTTGATATTCAGGGTTCGCCCTTGCTCTGGAGCACGTATCCGGGCGGCGAAAAGGCTTTTGCCGCAGGCGTTTTCGCTAAAAATATAACGCGGGACTTCAAGTCTGCCGGACTGCGGGTCAAATTATATTCCATAGGTTGTGACACTGATCTGGCCGTCTGCGGTGTGTCTATGAAAGATGACAGGACAAAAGCTTTTGAGATAATCAAAGCCGCAGCCGCCTCCGTCAGGAAAAATGCTCCGAGGTCGAAAATAATGCTCAGTCTCGGCCGATGGTTTGATACGGAATCGTGCGGGGATTTTTTTTCTTCCGCCCTGGAATACGGCATAGAGGCCGATTACGCGGGGCTCTCATTCTATCCGCAAAACTCTTACGAAAATGGTGCCAGCTCGCCGACGATCAAAAACTTTATCCTGGGCGCGGAGAAAATTTCCGCGATGAGCGGTCTTCCCGTGATCGTGACCGGAGCCGCGTATCCTCATTCTCCCGCCGGCGTGCCGGCGAATGATCCTCTATATCCGCTTACCGAGGCGGGCCAGAGGGACTGGCTGATAGATATGCTCGCGGCCTGTTACAACAGTCCGGCGATAAAAGGCTTTGTCTATAATCTGCCCGAAGACTACACGGGCGGGGCAAAGGATTCAGCTCTCTTCTCGTCAAAGGGCGAGATGCTTGCGGCCGGGGACGCTTTTAAGGCATTCAGGGAACCTGTGATGAACGCTTTTGAATATGCCGAAAAAGCCGTCTCTTCCGCGCAGGCGGCGAAATCAGCAAGCTCGGCGGAATTAAAAGCTCTCATGGCCGAGGCGCGTTTTCTTCTGAGGGACGGTTCTGTGGAAGAGGCGAAGTTCAAAGCGCGTCAGGCCGAATACAAAGCACTTCAATAAGTTCAAATTCAGTTTTTATTTATTTTTCTATTGCCCCGGAAAAACTTCAGACCGGCTCAGTCGTTGTGGGGTATCGCGTATTCGCTTCCGCCGATGAATTCTCTCAACGGTGATGTGCCCGGTATGACATTGAGATCTGTCATCTCGGCCGCGGCGTCAACAAGAGCGAGCGTGCGCATTCCTCTTATGTAAGGGTCAAGGCGTCCGTCGTTGCGGAGCTGTTTGATAAAAGCACTGTCCGGCATTATCGGTTTCAGCACTTTTTTCAGCGCCGGCAGTTCGTATGGCATTCCGGCGTTTATCACAGCGTCCGTAGCGCAAATGTAGGGTATGATGTGCTTGAGTTCGCCTTTGCGCACATATGGCCAGTGCGCCAGTGTCTGCTTTGGGCTGTATCCCCTGTGCTGAAAATCCCGCACCATTCTTTTCATCATGCGTATGTCCGCCCAGCGGGTGTATGCGCCGTCTATGTTCCTGAGGATATTCATGGATTCTATGTAGATGCGGAATTTGTTGGATGCCGACACCGAACGGGTGAGGCTCCGGTAGAGTCCGTGCAGGCAGTCTATCAGAAGGATCTCGTCGTCGGCCAGGTGGAATTCTGTGGTAGCATCGCGTTTGCCTGATTTAAAATTGTAGCTGGGTTTCTGTATGCTCCGGCCTTTGAGCAGGGCTCCGAAATGCTCGTTCAGAAGCTCTATATCAATCGCTTCCGGCATCTCGAAGTCGTAATCGCCGAACTCGTCTTTCGGCTGGTCTTCCAGATTCTTGAAATAATCATCAACATTCAGCTGCTTCAATTTCAGCCCTATTTTGCTCAGCTCTCTGCCGGCTATGACGGTTGTCGTGGTTTTGTTGGAACACGAGGGCCCGGCGATTATGATCATCTTTATCTCGTTTTTGCGGACCATTATCTTTTCCACGGCCTCAGCCACATCGTCACGGAATCTCTTCTCCGACAGGTCTATGAGCTCCCTGATGTCCTTGCCGCCCCTGCCGAGTACCCAGTCGTTTAAGTTGAACAGGCTCTCACAGTCGTGAGCGATGTTCCATTCCAGCGTTTTCCGGCACACTTCGTAATGGATGCCGTTGTTGGTGAATTGCAGGGCGGAGATCTCGCCGTTTTTTATTTTGTTTTTCCCTTCGCGGAAGATCATGAAACTTTCCGCTATTTCGGTCTCGCCGATTTCCTTGAGGGTTTTTTCTATCATGTCCATTATGTATTCCCGGCTTGGCCAGGTCTGGGTTTTGGAGAGTTTGATTCCCGCATAATGCGCCAGCTTGCGCACAAGAAAATCGGCTATCTCTCTGTTTTCCTCATCGCTCAGGCCGGTGAAGAGACCCCCGTCGTATTTTTTATGGGGGATCGTTTTTTTGAGTTCTCTGTCTATGAATTTCGCGAGATCTTTCCGGTCATCCGGCTCCGCGGCTTTACCCGATTCCTCTTTGAGTTTTTCCAGCGCGGCGATACACAGTCTCTCCGTGACGAAGGCGTGGTTAAGGCGTTTCAGCCGTTCCTCAGGATTGAAACTTATGTACTTTTTCAGAAAATCATGGATCAGCCAGTCAAAGCTATAGAAGGTGTCGTATATTCTCTCATGTATAACATCCGCGTATTTATGGGCTCTTCTTTCGGCTATCCAGCGGTTGGTGCTCTCCACGTCGATGATGGTCAGAATAATGGAATTGACTATCTTTGACTGCTTGAAAGTCACGACACTGTCGTACTTGTCCACCATTTTCTCTATCGTTTTTGATGCGTTCATTTTTCTATACCGTCCTTTTCAAAATATCAGCAATTATTATAGCTTCTATGCTGACGATTTGCAAGGATTATCATTCGCGATTCAGCCCCGCAAAGCGCTTTTTCGCTAGACGGAAAATTCTTAGCGGATAAAAAATCTAAAATCCCGCAACTCGCCCCGGCTTAGCGCCGGGGCTCAGACAAGCGGAATTTTTTCACGATTTTTTCTCCTAAATTTTCCTATATCGCTCTAAAGCGACTTTGCGGGGCTATCACTGCTCTGGGAATGCTTCATTAGCACTACGGGAAAGAGTCCGGCTTGATTTACATCGGCGGATTTTATAGTATTTTGCGATTATGCGTTTAAAATATCTTGAAATTCAGGGCTTTAAGTCATTCGCGGACAAGGTCAGGATCAACTTTGAGGGCGGCGTGACCGCTGTTGTGGGCCCCAATGGCTGCGGAAAGAGCAATATTGTTGACGCTCTCCGCTGGGTTTTGTGCGAAACAAATCCCCGCCGTGTGCGCTGCCTGAGAGAAAAGGATGTCATATTCCACGGCTCCGCATCCCGCTCGCAGGTGGGCTTCGCCCAGGTGAATCTCATGCTCGACAACTCGGATTCATGGCTGAATCTTGATATGGCGGAAGTGCTGGTGGCGAGAAAACTTTATGCCAGCGGCGAATCGGGATATTTCATAAATAAGGAAAAGGTCCGGCTCAAAGACATAAAAGAACTCTTCATGAACACCGGCGTGGTGTCAAACACATACTCAACTCTGGAGCTGCGCGAGGTCAGGGCCATCCTTGAATCATCCCCCGAAGACCTGCGGACGCTCTTTGACGAAGCCGCGGGCGTGACAAAATACCGCGTGCACCGCGATGAGGCGCAAAGGCGCATAACAAGGACGCAGGATGACCTCAACAGGGTGCGGGATATTATAAGCGAACTTGAAAACGAGATCAAACTGCTGGACGCCCAGGCGCGGAAAGCCAAACGGTTTGAGGCGCTGAAAATAAAACTTGACGAGGGTATCACCAGCAATATCCTCCTGGATTACAAAGATTTCTATGAGAGGAAGAATACCATGGGCAAAGAGCTCGACGCTTCCTCTGACACTCTCACCCAGCGCCGAGCAGGGCTGACGGCGGTATCCGCCGAAGCCGATAAAAAGCGCATAGACCTTGATATGATAGAGGAGAAACTTTACAGCGAGCGCTCGTCTTCAACGAATGTATTTTCATCGCTGAAGGTGCTTGAAGAAAGACTTTCCGGCGCGGCCGCCAAACTCAAAGAACTGCC encodes the following:
- a CDS encoding OmpA family protein, whose product is MNKIVFCISVILALPVAASRSWAEKAPPGAAIEASPFMFSPNGDGDLDTTDLQLKLSGDYKLRAWQIYIQNTAGETVRKMSWPDETPASVKWDGKDSEDQELPDGRYSAFFEAHFSKKLVITSSAPIIIDRAGPIVSIEVSPEIISPDGDGKDDGAVFSVSAQDLTFVERWSLEISDEKDTPVKLFEGKGAAPESITWDGKDDYYSRVVPNGIYTAELTASDVLRNKSIPAKVKIRVHVPPKVVTKEIKIQDDVRGLKVNLSSNILFGSGKAKLQSSANKSLDEVAALAKAYPENKISIEGHSDSVGSNAYNNTLSLERAQSIRDYLVSKGLPKGRFMVSGYGEEKPIASNRNREGQMKNRRVEIIILKSGKE
- a CDS encoding Bax inhibitor-1/YccA family protein, encoding MRTANPALNSKTFEVTADYSSAEKMTLQGTVNKSGILLLLLALAASWVWRGYFNPGTATGSVMPLMFIGAIGGFVVGMITVFAKKASPFTAPLYAVLEGLFLGGFSAIMEGRYQGIVIQAAALTFAAAGCLLLAYTSGLIKVSDNFRLGVVAATGAIALIYFLTFILGLFRVNVPYIHSSGLVGIAFSLFVVVVASMNLVMDFDFIETGAEQGAPKYMEWYAAFGLMVTLVWLYIEILRLLAKMRDRR